Proteins from one Cryptomeria japonica chromosome 4, Sugi_1.0, whole genome shotgun sequence genomic window:
- the LOC131076259 gene encoding cytochrome P450 750A1-like gives MAFSEFPSTATLKRLPHRDLHELAKKYGPIMMLKLGSVPTVVVSSSAMAKEFLKTHDKVFASRPRTAAGKYIGYNFKDLILSPYGPYWRHMRKLCVVELLNTKRIDSFRCIREEEMLLAIRSVWEMSGQGKKPVNLTNLFSSFVQAVMWRILADTKFSFNGDTHLGGHGEEVKKMASEVAATVGAVNIGDFIPYLDWLDLQGVKRRMKKVHNSFDQVISKIIEEHQQRRREFHKESDTKDIIDVLLEMESLDGREVTEENIKAIVFDIFVAGIETTSTSLDWAMSAILKNPGVAKKMQEEIDSVVGRERTVNERDISSLEYVQCVVKETLRLYPVVPLMLPHESTEDCTVDGFFIPDKSRLIVNVWAIGRDPSLWEDPLEFKPERFMGKNVDVVRDKDSFDMVPFGAGRRGCPGAAMAVVTMNLVLAQLVHWFDWSVDGDLDMTEIFGAATPRSVDLLVRPTLRLSTCP, from the exons ATGGCTTTCTCTGAGTTTCCTTCAACAGCTACT CTGAAAAGACTACCCCACCGTGATCTTCATGAACTTGCTAAGAAATATGGGCCCATTATGATGTTGAAATTGGGTTCTGTTCCCACTGTTGTGGTTTCTTCTTCGGCCATGGCAAAGGAGTTCTTGAAAACCCACGATAAGGTTTTTGCCAGCCGACCTCGTACTGCTGCAGGAAAATATATTGGCTAtaatttcaaagatctgattttgtCTCCTTACGGGCCTTATTGGAGACACATGAGGAAGCTGTGCGTGGTAGAATTGCTGAATACCAAAAGGATCGATTCTTTCAGATGTATACGAGAGGAAGAAATGCTTTTGGCTATTCGTTCAGTGTGGGAGATGTCTGGGCAGGGTAAGAAGCCTGTTAATCTCACCAACTTGTTTTCATCGTTTGTGCAAGCAGTCATGTGGCGTATCCTTGCCGATACCAAATTTTCTTTTAATGGCGACACTCATCTTGGTGGTCATGGCGAAGAGGTAAAGAAGATGGCATCTGAGGTGGCAGCTACAGTAGGAGCTGTCAATATTGGGGACTTCATTCCTTACTTAGACTGGTTGGACTTGCAAGGAGTGAAACGACGCATGAAAAAGGTACACAACTCCTTCGACCAAGTGATTAGTAAAATAATAGAGGAGCACCAGCAGCGCAGGAGGGAATTCCACAAGGAATCTGATACTAAGGACATCATTGACGTGCTCTTGGAAATGGAGAGTCTCGATGGAAGAGAAGTCACAGAGGAAAACATTAAAGCCATTGTTTTT GATATTTTCGTTGCTGGAATTGAAACAACATCTACTTCGTTAGATTGGGCAATGAGTGCGATTCTTAAAAATCCTGGCGTGGCCAAAAAAATGCAAGAGGAAATCGATTCAGTGGTAGGCAGAGAGAGGACTGTAAATGAGCGTGATATATCAAGCTTGGAGTACGTGCAGTGTGTAGTGAAGGAGACATTGAGGTTATATCCAGTGGTACCCTTAATGCTTCCACATGAATCCACAGAAGATTGCACAGTTGATGGATTCTTCATTCCTGATAAAAGCAGGCTTATTGTCAATGTTTGGGCTATCGGAAGAGATCCATCCTTGTGGGAAGATCCCCTGGAGTTCAAGCCAGAGAGATTTATGGGTAAAAACGTTGATGTTGTGAGAGACAAAGACTCTTTTGATATGGTGCCATTTGGAGCAGGAAGGAGAGGATGCCCGGGGGCAGCCATGGCCGTTGTGACGATGAACCTTGTATTGGCTCAACTCGTTCATTGGTTCGATTGGAGCGTGGATGGGGACTTGGATATGACGGAAATCTTTGGAGCTGCCACGCCCAGGAGTGTCGACCTTCTCGTTCGTCCTACACTGAGGCTATCCACCTGCCCTTAA
- the LOC131076220 gene encoding cytochrome P450 750A1-like → MKDGPYAPATAAACALIVFLWVLHRFSVQRKNTLGFRLPPGPFAWPIIGNLNQLKRLPHRDLHELGKKYGPIMMLKLGSVRTVVVSSSPMAKEFLKTQDNVFASRPRTAAGKYIAYNFKDLIFAPYGAYWRHMRKLCVVELLNTKRIQSFSCVREEEILLATRSVWEMSGQGRKLVNLTNMISSFVQAVMWRILSGRTISFHCDTNSEEIKKMGKEVSATVGAVNIGDFIPYLDWLDLQGVNRRMKKVHNSFDQVIRKIIEEHQQRRREFHKESATKDIIDVLLEIGKLNGREITEENIKAIVFDIFIGGIETTSTSIDWAMSAILKNPGVAKKMQEEIDSVVGRERTVSERDVASMEYVQCVVKETLRLYPAAPLLLPHESIQDCTIGGFFIPERNRLIVNAWAIGRDPSLWEDPLAFKPERFMGKNVDIVRDRDYFDILPFGAGRRGCPGAAMAVVTMNLLLAQFIHCFEWSVEGDLDMTEVFGSTTPRSVELLARPSLRLSTCP, encoded by the exons atgAAAGATGGTCCCTATGCTCCAGCAACAGCTGCAGCATGTGCACTCATTGTTTTCTTGTGGGTTTTGCACAGATTTAGCGTGCAAAGGAAGAATACATTGGGATTCAGATTGCCCCCGGGGCCGTTTGCATGGCCCATTATTGGAAATCTGAACCAGCTGAAAAGGCTTCCTCATCGTGATCTTCATGAACTTGGTAAGAAATATGGGCCCATTATGATGTTGAAATTGGGCTCTGTTCGCACTGTTGTGGTTTCTTCTTCTCCCATGGCCAAGGAGTTCTTGAAAACCCAAGATAATGTTTTTGCCAGTCGACCTCGTACTGCTGCAGGAAAATACATTGCCTATAATTTCAAGGATCTGATTTTTGCACCTTATGGGGCCTATTGGAGACACATGAGAAAGCTGTGCGTGGTAGAATTGCTGAATACCAAAAGGATCCAGTCCTTCAGTTGTGTACGAGAGGAAGAAATACTTTTGGCTACTCGTTCAGTGTGGGAGATGTCTGGGCAGGGTAGAAAGCTTGTTAATCTCACCAACATGATTTCATCGTTTGTGCAGGCAGTCATGTGGCGAATCCTTTCCGGAAGAACAATTTCTTTTCATTGTGACACTAATAGCGAAGAGATAAAGAAGATGGGTAAAGAGGTTTCAGCCACAGTAGGAGCTGTCAATATCGGGGATTTCATTCCTTACTTAGACTGGTTAGACTTGCAAGGAGTGAACCGGCGCATGAAAAAGGTACACAACTCCTTCGACCAAGTGATAAGGAAAATAATAGAGGAGCACCAGCAGCGCAGGAGAGAGTTCCACAAGGAGTCTGCTACTAAGGACATAATTGACGTGCTCTTGGAAATAGGAAAACTCAATGGAAGGGAAATCACAGAGGAAAACATTAAAGCCATTGTTTTT GATATTTTCATCGGTGGAATTGAGACGACGTCTACTTCGATAGATTGGGCAATGAGTGCGATTCTTAAAAACCCTGGTGTGGCCAAGAAAATGCAAGAGGAAATCGATTCAGTGGTAGGCAGGGAGAGGACTGTAAGTGAGCGTGATGTAGCAAGCATGGAGTACGTGCAGTGTGTGGTGAAGGAGACGCTGAGGTTATATCCAGCGGCACCGTTGCTGCTTCCACATGAATCCATACAAGATTGCACAATTGGTGGATTCTTCATTCCTGAGAGAAACAGGCTTATTGTCAATGCTTGGGCTATTGGAAGAGATCCATCGTTGTGGGAAGATCCTCTGGCATTCAAGCCAGAGAGATTTATGGGTAAAAATGTTGATATTGTGAGAGACAGAGACTATTTTGATATACTGCCGTTTGGTGCAGGAAGGAGGGGATGCCCAGGGGCAGCCATGGCCGTTGTGACCATGAACCTTCTCTTAGCTCAGTTCATTCACTGTTTTGAGTGGAGCGTGGAGGGGGATTTGGATATGACGGAAGTCTTTGGATCCACCACGCCCAGGAGTGTGGAACTTCTCGCTCGTCCTTCCTTGAGGCTATCCACATGCCCTTAA